One genomic region from Pyrobaculum islandicum DSM 4184 encodes:
- a CDS encoding ABC transporter substrate-binding protein encodes MATKTLYLAIGIVILLAIIGILMSTGGQAPSATTTPTPTQTLTTSPPTAQKVFKLGALLPLTGGFSSYAKLAQCAAQLAIDDLNSEYANKGYKFELYVEDTQLDPNVALQKLQTLYAKGVRAVHAGLTSREASGEKPFADQNKIILFSAWSTSSLLAIPNDWLYRIVGTDAKQIRAIGAILKELGVKNVALIYRKDPYGEGLYIELQKEATRRGFKLVSVAAYDPDPKAFPQAAPEAVRKISAEVKDLVGPDFALVIVSFEDDGAVVLKAIGQDPILSKARLIGTEGMAFSPILLQEGGAVMAKGKIVGTANWALPTTPEYKEFYRKFKAKCGAEPITPAPQSYDVIKMLGEIMASIGTDDPDKVRTTLEQWGREGRYKGATGVVILDENGDRANPNFLLWGVTIKNGTSTYIEVGYYDYDKDSIEFTPEGKQYFYGK; translated from the coding sequence ATGGCAACTAAAACTCTGTACTTAGCAATAGGTATAGTGATTTTGCTAGCTATAATTGGGATTCTGATGTCAACAGGGGGTCAAGCCCCCTCTGCGACAACTACTCCTACGCCAACGCAAACACTTACTACGTCTCCTCCAACAGCCCAGAAAGTTTTCAAACTAGGCGCCTTACTACCCCTTACTGGCGGTTTTAGTAGCTATGCTAAGTTGGCGCAATGCGCCGCACAACTAGCCATAGATGACCTCAACTCGGAATACGCAAATAAGGGGTATAAGTTCGAACTATATGTAGAAGATACACAGCTAGATCCTAATGTTGCATTACAAAAACTACAGACGTTATATGCAAAGGGCGTAAGAGCCGTCCACGCGGGTCTCACAAGTAGAGAGGCTTCTGGAGAAAAGCCTTTTGCAGATCAGAACAAGATTATCCTATTTAGCGCGTGGTCTACCTCTTCTCTACTCGCCATACCTAACGACTGGCTGTATAGAATTGTGGGTACAGACGCCAAACAAATAAGAGCAATAGGCGCTATTTTAAAAGAGCTAGGTGTAAAAAATGTCGCCTTAATATATAGAAAAGACCCCTATGGAGAGGGTCTATATATTGAGTTACAAAAAGAGGCTACAAGACGCGGCTTTAAGCTCGTCTCAGTGGCAGCCTACGACCCAGATCCTAAGGCGTTTCCACAAGCCGCGCCTGAGGCTGTTAGGAAGATATCTGCCGAAGTTAAAGACCTCGTGGGGCCGGACTTTGCGCTTGTAATCGTTTCTTTTGAAGACGACGGCGCCGTAGTACTTAAAGCAATAGGCCAAGACCCCATTTTATCAAAAGCCAGGTTAATAGGTACTGAGGGCATGGCATTTTCTCCCATATTACTACAGGAAGGCGGGGCTGTGATGGCAAAGGGCAAAATAGTGGGCACGGCCAATTGGGCGCTTCCAACTACGCCTGAGTACAAGGAGTTCTACAGAAAGTTCAAGGCTAAATGTGGAGCAGAGCCTATAACACCAGCTCCTCAATCTTATGATGTAATTAAAATGCTTGGCGAAATAATGGCCTCGATAGGCACAGACGATCCAGACAAGGTACGCACCACACTAGAACAATGGGGTAGAGAAGGCCGCTACAAGGGCGCCACAGGCGTGGTTATCCTAGATGAAAACGGAGATAGAGCTAATCCGAACTTCTTACTATGGGGCGTCACTATAAAGAACGGCACCTCTACGTATATAGAAGTGGGATATTATGACTACGATAAAGACTCTATAGAGTTCACTCCAGAAGGTAAACAGTACTTCTACGGAAAGTAA
- a CDS encoding DNA-directed RNA polymerase subunit K, with amino-acid sequence METLSTSELLERINKLVELLERALVKRDFYPPRLTKYEIARIIGARALQLAMGAQPKIDIRELGTTDPVLIALEEFRRGLLDFIIVREFPDGKAIKIRLRELLELEKTL; translated from the coding sequence GTGGAGACTCTATCTACGTCAGAACTCCTAGAGCGAATAAACAAGCTAGTAGAACTCCTAGAGCGAGCTTTAGTCAAGAGAGATTTCTATCCGCCTCGCCTTACTAAATACGAGATTGCACGTATCATAGGCGCTAGAGCGCTACAGTTAGCAATGGGAGCGCAACCGAAGATCGACATACGAGAACTCGGCACGACAGACCCCGTATTAATAGCTCTAGAGGAGTTTAGACGTGGACTTCTCGACTTCATAATTGTAAGAGAATTTCCAGATGGGAAAGCTATAAAGATTAGGCTGAGAGAACTCCTCGAGCTTGAGAAAACTCTTTAA
- a CDS encoding ABC transporter ATP-binding protein: protein MAEVLRVEKLEAGYGKFHVLFGVDIVVNSGEIVVLLGPNGAGKSTLLNSIVGMADVYSGRITLLGHDVTGKPPHEVMKLGVAYVMQSPNNFGTPNIFGELTVFENLIAASAGLSKKDVLKRVEEIYEIFPRLRELRDRKAKFLSGGERQMLAISLGLMKNPKLLMLDEPTAGLAPKLVSEFFSVIKDIRDKFGISILLVEQNAKKALEIGDRAYVLVTGRIRYSGDTKSIDEDRLAKLFLGQ from the coding sequence ATGGCGGAGGTTTTAAGAGTTGAGAAGCTTGAAGCTGGATATGGTAAGTTTCACGTCCTTTTTGGAGTTGATATTGTAGTAAACTCAGGGGAGATCGTCGTTTTGTTGGGGCCTAACGGCGCTGGTAAGTCAACTCTGTTAAATAGCATAGTGGGTATGGCCGACGTATATTCTGGCAGAATAACTCTACTGGGCCACGACGTTACAGGCAAGCCGCCGCACGAGGTTATGAAATTAGGTGTTGCTTATGTAATGCAGTCGCCAAATAACTTTGGCACGCCGAATATATTCGGCGAACTTACAGTATTTGAAAACTTAATAGCTGCATCTGCGGGTCTGTCTAAAAAAGATGTTCTAAAAAGAGTCGAGGAGATATATGAAATATTCCCTAGGCTAAGGGAGTTGCGGGATAGGAAGGCAAAGTTTTTATCAGGCGGCGAGAGACAGATGCTAGCCATAAGTTTGGGCTTGATGAAAAATCCGAAGTTACTTATGTTAGATGAACCCACTGCAGGACTTGCGCCGAAGTTAGTAAGCGAGTTTTTCTCTGTTATTAAAGACATAAGAGACAAGTTTGGGATCTCCATATTACTTGTCGAACAAAACGCCAAGAAGGCATTAGAAATAGGCGATAGGGCTTATGTCTTAGTAACAGGCAGGATAAGATACAGCGGAGATACAAAATCTATAGATGAAGATAGGTTAGCAAAGCTATTTCTTGGGCAGTAG
- the thsA gene encoding thermosome subunit alpha, translating to MSQTQAPRTGVPIMILKEGSQRTTGVDARRSNIQAAKVIAEILATSLGPRGMDKMLIDAFGDVTITGDGATILKEMEVQHPAAKLLIEVAKAQDAEVGDGTTTVVVLAGKLLELGEELLEEGIHPTIVIDGYKKAADYALKVAEEIAKPVELTKEQLLKVVSNALSSKVVAETRDYLANIVVEAALQAVETRDGKPYLDLDWIKIEKKKGKSIYETQLVRGIVLDKEVVHPGMPKRITNAKIAILDAPLEIEKPEWTTKISVTSPDQIKAFLDQEAEILKSYVDHLASIGANVVITQKGIDEVAQHFLAKKGIMAVRRVKRSDIEKLARATGAKIITSIKDARPEDLGTAGLVEERKVGEEKMVFVEDIPNPRAVTILVRGGSDRILDEVERSLQDALHVARDLFREPKIVPGGGAFEIEVARRVREFARKLPGKEQLAALKFADALEHIPTILALTAGLDPVDAIAELRRRHDNGEITTGIDVYGGKIADMAALNVWDPLLVKKQVIKSAVEAAIMILRIDDIIAAGAPKKEEKKGKKEGEEGEEKSETKFD from the coding sequence ATGTCACAAACGCAAGCTCCTAGGACAGGGGTCCCCATCATGATATTAAAAGAGGGGAGTCAGAGAACGACAGGCGTAGACGCCCGTCGCTCCAATATACAAGCCGCTAAGGTTATAGCCGAGATTTTAGCTACATCGCTAGGACCCAGAGGCATGGACAAAATGTTGATCGATGCCTTTGGCGATGTAACAATAACAGGCGATGGCGCCACAATTTTAAAAGAGATGGAAGTACAACACCCGGCCGCAAAGCTATTAATCGAAGTTGCCAAAGCTCAAGATGCCGAAGTTGGCGATGGCACAACTACTGTTGTAGTTCTTGCAGGCAAACTACTTGAACTTGGCGAAGAGCTATTAGAAGAGGGTATACACCCCACTATCGTCATAGATGGCTACAAGAAGGCAGCTGATTACGCCCTTAAAGTTGCTGAAGAGATTGCAAAACCAGTTGAGCTCACTAAGGAGCAACTCTTAAAAGTAGTCTCCAACGCTCTCTCTTCAAAAGTAGTTGCCGAAACTAGAGACTACTTGGCAAATATAGTTGTAGAAGCAGCTCTACAAGCCGTTGAAACAAGAGACGGAAAGCCATATCTAGATTTAGACTGGATTAAAATTGAGAAAAAGAAGGGCAAGTCTATATATGAGACGCAACTTGTAAGGGGCATAGTGCTAGATAAAGAGGTTGTACATCCAGGAATGCCTAAACGTATAACCAACGCTAAAATAGCTATTCTCGACGCCCCGCTTGAGATAGAGAAACCAGAGTGGACTACAAAGATATCTGTAACAAGCCCAGATCAAATTAAGGCGTTTCTTGACCAAGAGGCGGAGATTTTGAAATCTTATGTTGACCACTTGGCCTCAATAGGCGCCAATGTAGTAATAACTCAGAAGGGCATAGACGAGGTTGCACAACACTTCTTAGCAAAGAAAGGCATTATGGCTGTTAGAAGAGTAAAGCGTAGCGACATTGAGAAACTTGCGAGAGCCACAGGCGCTAAGATAATTACATCTATTAAAGACGCCAGACCGGAGGACTTAGGCACTGCGGGATTAGTAGAGGAGAGAAAAGTAGGCGAAGAAAAGATGGTGTTTGTAGAAGATATACCAAACCCAAGAGCTGTAACTATATTAGTGCGCGGCGGTAGCGACAGGATATTAGACGAAGTTGAAAGGTCTCTCCAAGATGCTCTCCATGTTGCACGCGATCTCTTTAGAGAGCCGAAGATAGTGCCTGGCGGAGGCGCCTTTGAAATTGAAGTCGCTAGAAGAGTTAGAGAATTCGCTAGAAAACTGCCTGGCAAAGAGCAGTTAGCTGCACTTAAATTCGCCGACGCCCTAGAGCACATTCCAACAATCCTAGCGCTTACAGCAGGACTAGATCCAGTAGATGCTATAGCAGAGCTTAGACGTAGACACGACAATGGCGAGATTACCACCGGTATTGATGTATATGGTGGCAAAATCGCCGACATGGCGGCGCTCAATGTATGGGATCCGTTACTTGTGAAAAAGCAAGTCATCAAATCTGCTGTAGAAGCCGCCATAATGATTCTGCGTATTGATGACATTATAGCCGCAGGCGCGCCAAAGAAAGAGGAAAAGAAGGGCAAGAAAGAGGGAGAAGAGGGAGAGGAGAAGAGCGAAACTAAATTCGACTAG